The genomic window GTGCGGGTGTTCGAAGGCCAGGTACGTCTATAACCGGGACGCTTATGACCGATACTCCGCAGGACCCCACCGTTACGCTCGAAGCCGAACAGGTCGCCGACTATCTTCGCCGGCACCCTGAATTCTTCGTCGACCATGACGAGCTGATCCCGGAGATGCGCATTCCGCACCAGCCGGGCGATGCCGTGTCGCTGGTGGAGCGCCAGGTGCGCCTGCTGCGCGAGCGCAACATCGAGATGCGCCATCGGCTGTCGCAGCTGATGGACGTGGCCCGCGACAACGACCGCCTGTTCGACAAGACCCGCCGCCTGGTACTCGACCTGCTCGACGCCACCAGCCTGGAGGAAATCGTCAGCACGGTGGAGGACAGCCTGCGCCACGAGTTCCTCGTGCCCTACGTCAGCCTGATCCTGTTCAGCGACAACAACCTGCCGGTGGGCCGCTCGGTGAGCAGCGCCGAGGCGCACCAGGCCATTGGCGGCCTGCTGTCGGGCGGCAAGACCGTGTGCGGCGTGCTGCGCCCCCACGAGCTGGCCTTCCTGTTCTGCGAAAGCGAACGCGACCAGGTCGGCTCCGCCGCCGTGGTGCCGCTGACCTTCCAGGGCCTGCACGGCGTGCTGGCGATCGGCAGCCCCGACCCGCAGCACTACAAGAGCTCGCTGGGCACCCTGTTCCTGGGGTACGTCGCCGAAGTGCTGGCGCGAACCCTGCCGCGCTTCGCCACGCCACTGCGCTCGGTACGCTAGCGCGACGCTGCAAGCTATAGGCTGCAAGCCGCAAGCGGTCGCAGTACGCTGGGCGGGGACTGCGCTTTTCACCTGGAGCTTGTCGCTTGGAGCTTGAAGCTGGCATCAATGCCTACCTGGAACACCTGCGCAGCGAGCGCCAGGTGTCCGTCCATACCCTCGACGGCTATCGCCGCGACCTGCTGCGCCTTGCCGCGCTCTGCGAGAAATCCTCGCTGACCGAGTGGCCCGCACTGCAGGTGCGCGACCTGCGGATGTTCGTCGCCCGCCTGCACCAGCAGGGCCTTGCCAGCCGCAGCCTGGCGCGCCTGCTGTCGGCCACCCGCGGGCTGTTCCAGTACCTGATCCGCGAAGGCGTCTGCCGGCACAACCCCGCCGACGGCCTCGCCGCGCCCAAGGGCGCGCGCAAGCTGCCGCGCACCCTGGACACCGACCGCACCGCGCAGTTGCTCGACGGCGGCGTCGAGGACGACTTCATCGCCCGCCGCGACCAGGCGCTGCTGGAGCTGTTCTATTCCTCGGGCCTGCGCCTCTCCGAGCTGGTCGGCCTCGACCTGGAATGGCTGGACCTCAAGGACGGCCTGGTGCGCGTGCACGGCAAAGGCAACAAGGTGCGCGAACTGCCGGTCGGCCGCGCCGCGCGGCAGGCCATCGAACAGTGGCTGCCGCTACGGGCGCTGGCTTCGCCCCAGGACAACGCCGTGTTCATCGGCCGCAGCGGCAAGCGCCTGACGCCCCGCGCCGTTCAGTTGCGCGTGCGCGAGGCGGGTGTGCGCGAACTCGGCCAGCACCTGCACCCGCACATGCTGCGGCACTCCTTCGCCAGCCATATGCTGGAGTCGTCCCAGGACCTGCGCGCGGTGCAGGAGCTGCTCGGCCACGCTGACATCGCCACCACGCAGATCTACACCCACCTGGATTTCCAGCACCTCGCCACGGTCTATGACCAGGCGCACCCGCGGGCCCGCCGTAAACCCGGAGCAGAAGAATGAGTATCCGTCTGGTCACCTTCGACCTCGATGACACGCTGTGGGATGTCGCCCCGGTGATGAACAGCGCGGAAGCGACCCTGCGCGACTGGCTGGCAGTGAACGCCACGCAGCTGGGCCCGGTGCCGATCGAACACCTGTGGGCGATCCGCTCACGACTGATGGAGCAGGACCCGATGCTCAAGCACCGCCTGAGCGAGCTGCGCCGGCGCATCCTGTTCCATGCCCTGCTCGACGCGGGTTATCCACAGGCCGAGGCCAGCGAACTGGCCGAAGCCGGCTTCCAGACCTTCCTCCACGCGCGGCACCAGGTGGCGCTGTTCCCCGAAGTACACCCGACCCTGGAGCAACTGGCCAACCGCTTCATCCTCGGCGTGCTCACCAATGGCAACGCCGACGTGCGCCGCCTGGGCCTGGCCGATTACTTCCAGTTCGCCCTCTGCGCGGAAGAGCTGGGCGTCGGCAAGCCCGACCCGCATCCCTTCCAGGAAGCGCTCAAGCGCGGCGGCGTGGCGGCGGAGCACGCCGTGCATATCGGCGACCACCCCAGCGACGACATCGCCGGCGCGCGCCGTGCCGGCATGAAGGCCATCTGGTTCAACCCGATGCGCAAGCCGTGGGACGGCGAAGAGGCGCCCAGCGCGATCATCCACAACCTTGCCGAGCTGCCGGGTGTGCTGGCCAAGCTCTGAAGGCTTTTCGTAGGAGCGAGCTTGCTCGCGAACTGCCTGAACCCTGCGGTTTCCAGGAGCCCTGGTTCGCGAGCAAGCTCGCTCCTACAACGCAGGACCGTAGGGCGCATAACCCGGAACGGGTTATCCGCCGATTGCGTCGCGGCGCGTTCGCTCGCGCGATCTGCTCCCTCTCCCTTTGGAGCGGGGCGCATGGCCAGGGCTGGGGAGGGGACTGTCCGCATCGCGCCGGCGTCCAATCGCGGACGGAGTCCGCTCCTACGCTCATGACAGATCGCAGGAAATAAACGGCTAAGAAAAAGCCCCGCCGCTCCGAGGGAGCGACGGGGCCGTTTTCATGAAACCTCAGATATCAGATAGGGCGGCTGCCGTATTTGCTATCCGGCTTCTTGGGCGGGTCGGCCACGACGTTCGGCTCGATCTCCTGCACCTTGCCACCGCGATTGAGGAACTCCTCCATCGCGCGGGCCAGGGCGTCACGATCCTTCTGCTTGGCTTCGACCGAGGGCAGTTCCTCTTCTTCAGCAGCGGCCTTGGCTTTCTTGCCACCGCCCTTCGAAGCAGGGGCTTCATCCCCGTCGCCGCTGTCGGCGTCGACTTCGCTGTCGTCAGCTGCGGCGAGCTCCTCGCCATCATCCTCGTCAGCGCCGTCCAGCTCGTCCTGTTCCAGTTCTTCGTCGCTCATTATTCAACCTCTGTGGTGCTGCAAAGCACGTTAGTTATAGCCCAGCTGCGCGGTTTGACGAACGCAGCCGGAAAAAATTCATACAAGCTCGCCCTGCCAGGTCGCCACTATCCGGCGCGGGCCGCCATGATCGCGGTGCTCGCCCAGATAGATACCCTGCCAGGTGCCCAATGCCAACCCTCCTTCCTGTATCGGCAGGGTCAGCTGGCAGCCCAGCAGGCTGGCCTTGAAATGCGCCGGAAGATCGTCCGGGCCTTCGTAGTCGTGCTCGTAGCCGCCCTCCCCCTGGGGCACCAGGCGATTGAAGAATCGCTCGAAATCGCGGCGCACCGAAGGGTCGGCATTCTCGTTGACCGTCAGCGAGGCGGAGGTGTGCTGCAACAGCAGGTGCAGCAGGCCGACCCGGCAACGCGACAGCTCCGGCAGCGCGGCCAGGATCTCGTCGGTGACCAGGTGGAAACCTCGCGGGCGAGGGCGCAGGGTGAGGGTCTTCTGCTGCCACATGGCGGGCAATCCTTCCGTCGCTAACGGTGATGCGCGCGCATTCTAGCGTGCTGATCGAAAAAACAAAGGGCGCCCGAGGGCGCCCTTCGTCGAACGTGCGCGAACCCTTACAGGTTGTAGCCGCGCTCGTTGTGCAGGGAGAGGTCCAGGCCCACGGTTTCCTCTTCCTCGGTGACGCGCAGGCCCATGACCAGGTCCAGGACCTTGAGGATCACGAAGCTGACGATACCGGTGTAGACGATGGTGAAGGCCACGCCCTTGAACTGGGTGAACAGCTGCGCGCCGATGTCGGTCACGGTGCCGAAGCCGCCCAGGGCGGGAGCCGCGAACACGCCGGTGAGCAGGGCGCCGACGATACCGCCGACCGCATGCACGCCGAAGGCATCCAGGGAGTCGTCGTAGCCGACGGCACGCTTGAGGCTGGTGGCGGCGAAGAAGCAGATCACGCCGGCAGCCAGGCCGATCACGATGGCGCCCATCGGGCCGCAGGTACCGGCGGCCGGGGTGACGGCAACCAGGCCAGCCACGACGCCCGACGCGATGCCCAGGGCGCTCGGCTTACCGTGGGTGATCCACTCGGCGAACATCCAGCCCAGGGCGGCGGCAGCGGTGGCGATCTGGGTGACCAGCATGGCCATGCCGGCGGTGCCGTTGGCGGCAGCGGCGGAGCCGGCGTTGAAGCCGAACCAGCCCACCCACAGCAGCGCGGCGCCGATCAGGGTGTAGCCCAGGTTGTGCGGCGCCATGGCAGCGGTCGGGTAGCCCTTGCGCTTGCCGAGCACGATGCACGCCACCAGGCCAGCGATACCGGCGTTAATGTGCACCACGGTGCCGCCGGCGAAGTCCAGCACGCCCCAGTCCCACAGCAGGCCGCCGTCACCGCTCCAGACCATGTGGGCGATCGGTGCGTAGACCAGGGTGAACCACAGCGCGGTGAAGATCAGCATCGCGGAGAACTTCATACGCTCGGCGAAGGCGCCGACGATGAGGGCCGGGGTGATGATCGCGAAGGTCATCTGGAACATCACGAAGACGCTTTCGGGGAACAGCGCGGCCGCCGAGGTCAGGCCGGTGCTGGTCAGGCCGCTGAGGAAGGCCTTGTCGAACCCGCCGACGAAGGAGGCGAAATTGACCACGCCCTTCTCCATACCGACGGTATCGAAGGCCAGGCTGTAGCCGTAGACGACCCAGAGGATGCTGACCAGCGCGGTGATCGCGAAGCACTGCATCATGATCGACAGGACGTTCTTGGCGCGCACCATGCCGCCGTAGAACAGGGCCAGGCCGGGGATGGTCATCAGCAGCACCAGTGCGCTGGAAATCAGCATCCAGGCGGTGTCGCCGCTGTTCAGGACGGGGGCCGCTGCCTCGTCGGCCATGGCCAGGCCGGGCATTGCGAGGGGCAATAGGGCGCCTAGCCCTGCGTATTTGCGCAGAGTCATTGTTGTTTCTCCTGGGGCGTGGGGTTCGGTGTGGGCTTGGCTTAGATCGCGTCGGTGCCGGTTTCGCCGGTACGGATACGAATGGCCTGTTCCAGATTTACAACAAAGATCTTGCCGTCACCGATCTTCCCGGTGTTGGCGGCCTTGGTGATGGCTTCGATAACACGATCCAGTTGGTCATCGGCGATGGCGACGTCGATTTTCACCTTGGGCAGGAAATCGACAACGTATTCCGCGCCACGGTACAGCTCGGTGTGGCCCTTCTGCCGGCCGAAGCCCTTGACTTCGGTCACAGTGATGCCCTGCACGCCGATCTCGGACAGCGACTCACGAACGTCGTCCAGCTTGAACGGCTTGATGATGGCTGTGACTAGCTTCATGTAACTCTCTCCCGTGTTTTGGTGGACCCGCCCCAGGAAGAACGAACCCGGGGACAAGTCTAAGCGCAGTGTCTGGCTTTTGTAATGCGCCGGCCGCCCTACCTCAGCACTCCGACTGCGTTGATCGAAGCGGTCCTCCGCCTCGCCTGCAGCACCGGAACTGCATCGGTGCACGCCCTATCTGCCCCAAAGCATGAAGCTTGCCAGTTCGTGAAAAGCCCCGTGGCATCAGCTACTTGGGCTCAAACGAGGATTTCTGGCGAAACGCCAGCGCCGCCTTGGCGCACCGAAAGCGCGCACGGCGAGCGGGCACACTGCTCAAAAAGCGTGCAACCCCGGGCGCCGCAGCCAGCGCCGGCTGCGTGATAGACTGCGCTCTGATTCAATCCGGAACCCATGAACCATGCTGCCGCCCAAAGCCTTCCTCGATGCCATCAGCCAACAAGCCGGACGCCTGTTCGGTGGCGAATCGCCCCTGCCGAAGGCCGAGCTGGAAGCCCAGTTCAAGGTTCTGATGCAGAGCGCCTTCAGCAAGCTCGACCTGGTCAGCCGCGACGAATTCGACAGCCAGATGGTCGTCCTCGCGCGCACCCGCGCCCGCCTGGAGGCGCTGGAAGCCAAGGTCGCGGAGATCGAAGCCAGGCTGTCCGCGCCTGCCGATACCAACGCCCCCGCCGCCGAAGAATAGGCCCCGCCTGGCGGGTGGCATGCGATCCAGGAGTGATCCATGTCCCTCGCCATCGTCCATAGCCGCGCCCAGGTCGGTGTGGAAGCGCCCGGCGTCACCGTCGAGGCGCACCTGGCCAACGGCCTGCCGTCGCTGACCCTGGTCGGCCTGCCCGAAGGCGCCGTGAAGGAGAGCAAGGACCGCGTGCGCAGCGCCCTGCTCAACTCAGGCTTCGATTTCCCCAACCGCAGAATCACGCTCAATCTCGCCCCGGCCGACTTGCCCAAGGACGGCGGGCGCTTCGACCTGGCCATCGCCCTGGGCATCCTCGCCGCCAGCGGCCAACTGGCCGATGCCGCCGGCCTGGAGGAGCTGGAATGCCTGGGCGAGCTCGCGCTTTCCGGCACGCTGCGCCCGGTGCCCGGCGTGCTGCCCGCCGCCCTCGCCGCCCGCGCCGCGGGCCGCACGCTGGTGGTCCCGCGGGAAAACGCCGAGGAAGCCAGCCTGGCCAGCGGCCTGACCGTCTACGCGGTCGGTCACCTGCTGGAGCTGGCCGCGCACTTCAATGGCCAGGAACGCCTGCGCCCCTACGAGGCCAACGGCCTGCTGCGGGTGACGCCGCCGTATCCCGACCTGTCGGAAGTGCAGGGCCAGGCCGCGGCCAAGCGTGCGCTGCTGGTAGCGGCCGCCGGCGCGCACAACCTGTTGTTCAGCGGGCCGCCCGGCACCGGCAAGACGCTGCTCGCCAGCCGCCTGCCCGGCCTGATGCCGCCGCTGGACGAAGACGAGGCGCTGCAGGTGGCCGCGATCCATTCCGTCGCCGGGCGGGGGCCGCTGACCCACTGGCCGCAACGCCCGTTCCGCCAGCCGCACCACACCGCCTCCGCGCCGGCGCTGGTGGGTGGCGGCAGTCGCCCGCAGCCGGGGGAAATCACCCTGGCGCACGAAGGCGTGCTGTTTCTCGATGAGTTGCCCGAGTTCGACAGGAAGGTGTTGGAGGTGCTGCGCGAGCCGCTGGAAGGGGGCGAAATCGTCATCGCCCGCGCCAACGGTCGCGTGCGCTTCCCCGCGCGCTTCCAGCTGGTGGCGGCGATGAACCCCTGCCCCTGCGGCTACCTCGGCGACCCCAGCGGCCGTTGCCGCTGCTCGCCGGAACAGGTCCAGCGCTACCGCGCCAAGCTGTCCGGGCCGCTGCTGGACCGCATCGACCTGCACCTCACCGTCAGCCGCGAAAGTACCAGCCTGGCGCCCAGCGGGCCGAGTACCAGCAGCGCCGAGCTGGCCGTTCAGGTCGCCGCCGCGCGCCAGCGCCAGCTTGCCCGCCAGGGTTGCGCCAACGCCTTTCTCACCCTGAAGAAGATGCACCAATATTGTGCACTGAGCCCAGAAGACCAGGCCTGGCTGGAGAAGGCCGGCGAGCGCCTGAACCTGTCACTGCGCGCCCTGCACCGGATTCTCAAGGTCGCCCGAACCCTGGCCGACCTTCAGCAGGCAGACAGCATCGCTCGTCCGCATCTGGCCGAAGCGCTGCAATACCGGGCGGGGCATTAGCCGGGGCGATCGATCGCAACCGCCAGGAGGTTCAGCTCGACCGTCGCGCCCTTCGGCAACTGGTAGACGCCGACCGACGTGCGGGTGTGCACGCCGGCCGCGCCCAGCACCTCGTACAGCACCGCCGAAGCACCATCGGCCACCTCGCTCAGCTGAGTGAAGTGCTCGGCACACTGCACGAACACATTGAGCTGCAGCACCTTGCGCACACGGTCGAGGTCGCCCAGCGCCTGGCGTAGCAACGCCAGCGCACGCAGCACACAGACCTTCGCCGCCAACTGGGCCTCGGCCAACGAGACCTCGCTGCCCGCCCGGCCGGTGACGACGACTTCGTCGCCCACCCGCGGAATCTGCCCGCTGACATGAACCTGATGGCCGTCGATGACGAACGGCACATAGTTGCCGCCAATCTTCATCTCACCGCTGAAGTCGTAGCCCAGTTCGCCGGCAATCCGTTCGAACGCGGCCGCACGTGTCTCGCTCATGGCCACTCCCTGACGATTCATTGACCGATCAGCAGCGCCAGAACGGCCGCATCGCTTCCAGCTTGGCCTGCTCGCGGCTGATGCCGATGTCGCGCAGCTGCGCGTCGCTGAGCTCCAGCAGTTGCTTGCGGGTGCGCACCCGGCGCCAGAACTGCTGCCAGCGGCTCTCCTGCAAGCCGCGGGGTGCTTCGCGCACGCCGGGGATTTCCAGCAGTTCCTGTTGGTAAAGGGTCAGCCGCACATCGCTCAGGCCGCTCATGTCGTCACTCCTCCAGTCGGTTCTCCGGACGTGGGACTAGCGTGGCGGATCGGCGAAAAGCATTACAGATTCAACCTGGAGAAGTTTTCTCCATACAGAAGCGAGAAAAATCGGTCTGAATGGCGTATTTTTTCTCCATCTGTACTGCATCCAGCCGAAGCCACCCGGCAAGGGAGATCTGTCATGAAACGCTATGTGCAACTGGCCGCCACCCTGGGCGAACGCATCGAGCAGGGCCTGTACCGCCCCGGCGCCCGCCTGCCCTCGGTGCGCGCGCTGAGCGAGGAGCACGGCGTCAGCATCAGCACCGTGCAGCAGGCCTACCGCGTGCTGGAGGATGCCGGACTGGTGGAGCCGCGGCCGAAGTCCGGTTACTTCGTGCCCGAACGCCGCGAGCTGCCGCCGATGCCGGCCATGACCCGCCCGGCGCAGCGGCCGGTGGACGTGTCGCAGTGGGACCAGGTGCTGGAACAGGTGCGCCGGGCACCGGGCGGCGATTTCGTCCAGCTCGGGCGCGGCACGCCGGATATCGCCAGCCCGTCGCTCAAGCCGCTGCAGCGGGCGATGGTGCACGCCGCACGCCGCACCGACCTGCAGAGCCTGGGCTACGAGGGCATCCAGGGTTCGCTGCCGCTGCGCGAACAGATCGCCCGGCTGATGCTGGATTCCGGCTGCCAGGTGCCGCCCAGCGAGATCGTCATCACCACCGGCTGCCAGGAGGCGCTGGCGATCACCCTGCGCGCCATCTGCGAGCCGGGCGACATCATCGCCATCGACTCACCGAGCTTCCACGGCGCCATGCAGGCGCTCAAGGCGTATGGCCTCAAAGC from Pseudomonas sp. GCEP-101 includes these protein-coding regions:
- a CDS encoding DUF484 family protein, with the protein product MTDTPQDPTVTLEAEQVADYLRRHPEFFVDHDELIPEMRIPHQPGDAVSLVERQVRLLRERNIEMRHRLSQLMDVARDNDRLFDKTRRLVLDLLDATSLEEIVSTVEDSLRHEFLVPYVSLILFSDNNLPVGRSVSSAEAHQAIGGLLSGGKTVCGVLRPHELAFLFCESERDQVGSAAVVPLTFQGLHGVLAIGSPDPQHYKSSLGTLFLGYVAEVLARTLPRFATPLRSVR
- the xerC gene encoding tyrosine recombinase XerC encodes the protein MELEAGINAYLEHLRSERQVSVHTLDGYRRDLLRLAALCEKSSLTEWPALQVRDLRMFVARLHQQGLASRSLARLLSATRGLFQYLIREGVCRHNPADGLAAPKGARKLPRTLDTDRTAQLLDGGVEDDFIARRDQALLELFYSSGLRLSELVGLDLEWLDLKDGLVRVHGKGNKVRELPVGRAARQAIEQWLPLRALASPQDNAVFIGRSGKRLTPRAVQLRVREAGVRELGQHLHPHMLRHSFASHMLESSQDLRAVQELLGHADIATTQIYTHLDFQHLATVYDQAHPRARRKPGAEE
- a CDS encoding HAD family hydrolase, with the protein product MSIRLVTFDLDDTLWDVAPVMNSAEATLRDWLAVNATQLGPVPIEHLWAIRSRLMEQDPMLKHRLSELRRRILFHALLDAGYPQAEASELAEAGFQTFLHARHQVALFPEVHPTLEQLANRFILGVLTNGNADVRRLGLADYFQFALCAEELGVGKPDPHPFQEALKRGGVAAEHAVHIGDHPSDDIAGARRAGMKAIWFNPMRKPWDGEEAPSAIIHNLAELPGVLAKL
- the sutA gene encoding transcriptional regulator SutA, yielding MSDEELEQDELDGADEDDGEELAAADDSEVDADSGDGDEAPASKGGGKKAKAAAEEEELPSVEAKQKDRDALARAMEEFLNRGGKVQEIEPNVVADPPKKPDSKYGSRPI
- a CDS encoding secondary thiamine-phosphate synthase enzyme YjbQ, giving the protein MWQQKTLTLRPRPRGFHLVTDEILAALPELSRCRVGLLHLLLQHTSASLTVNENADPSVRRDFERFFNRLVPQGEGGYEHDYEGPDDLPAHFKASLLGCQLTLPIQEGGLALGTWQGIYLGEHRDHGGPRRIVATWQGELV
- a CDS encoding ammonium transporter, producing the protein MTLRKYAGLGALLPLAMPGLAMADEAAAPVLNSGDTAWMLISSALVLLMTIPGLALFYGGMVRAKNVLSIMMQCFAITALVSILWVVYGYSLAFDTVGMEKGVVNFASFVGGFDKAFLSGLTSTGLTSAAALFPESVFVMFQMTFAIITPALIVGAFAERMKFSAMLIFTALWFTLVYAPIAHMVWSGDGGLLWDWGVLDFAGGTVVHINAGIAGLVACIVLGKRKGYPTAAMAPHNLGYTLIGAALLWVGWFGFNAGSAAAANGTAGMAMLVTQIATAAAALGWMFAEWITHGKPSALGIASGVVAGLVAVTPAAGTCGPMGAIVIGLAAGVICFFAATSLKRAVGYDDSLDAFGVHAVGGIVGALLTGVFAAPALGGFGTVTDIGAQLFTQFKGVAFTIVYTGIVSFVILKVLDLVMGLRVTEEEETVGLDLSLHNERGYNL
- the glnK gene encoding P-II family nitrogen regulator; the protein is MKLVTAIIKPFKLDDVRESLSEIGVQGITVTEVKGFGRQKGHTELYRGAEYVVDFLPKVKIDVAIADDQLDRVIEAITKAANTGKIGDGKIFVVNLEQAIRIRTGETGTDAI
- a CDS encoding accessory factor UbiK family protein translates to MLPPKAFLDAISQQAGRLFGGESPLPKAELEAQFKVLMQSAFSKLDLVSRDEFDSQMVVLARTRARLEALEAKVAEIEARLSAPADTNAPAAEE
- a CDS encoding YifB family Mg chelatase-like AAA ATPase; this encodes MSLAIVHSRAQVGVEAPGVTVEAHLANGLPSLTLVGLPEGAVKESKDRVRSALLNSGFDFPNRRITLNLAPADLPKDGGRFDLAIALGILAASGQLADAAGLEELECLGELALSGTLRPVPGVLPAALAARAAGRTLVVPRENAEEASLASGLTVYAVGHLLELAAHFNGQERLRPYEANGLLRVTPPYPDLSEVQGQAAAKRALLVAAAGAHNLLFSGPPGTGKTLLASRLPGLMPPLDEDEALQVAAIHSVAGRGPLTHWPQRPFRQPHHTASAPALVGGGSRPQPGEITLAHEGVLFLDELPEFDRKVLEVLREPLEGGEIVIARANGRVRFPARFQLVAAMNPCPCGYLGDPSGRCRCSPEQVQRYRAKLSGPLLDRIDLHLTVSRESTSLAPSGPSTSSAELAVQVAAARQRQLARQGCANAFLTLKKMHQYCALSPEDQAWLEKAGERLNLSLRALHRILKVARTLADLQQADSIARPHLAEALQYRAGH
- a CDS encoding RidA family protein is translated as MSETRAAAFERIAGELGYDFSGEMKIGGNYVPFVIDGHQVHVSGQIPRVGDEVVVTGRAGSEVSLAEAQLAAKVCVLRALALLRQALGDLDRVRKVLQLNVFVQCAEHFTQLSEVADGASAVLYEVLGAAGVHTRTSVGVYQLPKGATVELNLLAVAIDRPG
- a CDS encoding DUF1127 domain-containing protein, whose amino-acid sequence is MSGLSDVRLTLYQQELLEIPGVREAPRGLQESRWQQFWRRVRTRKQLLELSDAQLRDIGISREQAKLEAMRPFWRC